ATTTTTTGGGAAGCCTTATGGGTCTTAATATAAAAAGAGAACTTATGGGGGATTTAATTATTGAAAATGAAAATAAACAGGTTTTGGGATACATTCCAGTTTCTGAAAAAATTGCAGATTACATTATTTCAGAATTAAAACAAATTGGAAAAGCGCCTTGTGAAATTGAAATTATTGAAACAAAAAATAAAAACAGCCTTCCAAAATACAAGTATGATGATAAGTTAGTAACTGTTCCGTCAAAACGTCTAGATAGTATAGTTTCAACAATTACCAATTTATCTCGTACAAAAGTAATTGATCCGATTGAAAAAGGGAAAGTCCTTGTAGATTATGTAGAAGAAAAGGACAAGTCAAAAATGCTTGAGATTGGTAGTTTGATTACAGTAAGAGGATTTGGAAAGTATAAGTTGTTCTTAGATAAAGGAGAAACAAAAAAGGGAAAAGAGAGAATTCTTGTGAAAAAATATATTT
The nucleotide sequence above comes from Leptotrichia hongkongensis. Encoded proteins:
- a CDS encoding YlmH family RNA-binding protein, encoding MKKENFLKQFPKEMEYLASKLYNSYEIARNYEIISFTEEFYTPNFWKKLGKKMGGVNITCDGVFTDSDRRQIAFVPDIFINGNDNFENFYNDSDKNNENFDINDEKIKSYEELEENFSKNSFEFPNKLLKISIDSRFREYLHKDFLGSLMGLNIKRELMGDLIIENENKQVLGYIPVSEKIADYIISELKQIGKAPCEIEIIETKNKNSLPKYKYDDKLVTVPSKRLDSIVSTITNLSRTKVIDPIEKGKVLVDYVEEKDKSKMLEIGSLITVRGFGKYKLFLDKGETKKGKERILVKKYI